The following is a genomic window from Triplophysa dalaica isolate WHDGS20190420 chromosome 22, ASM1584641v1, whole genome shotgun sequence.
AATGGACAACAGAAATTAAACTctttaaatcttaattttttttacaattaactTTAGTAAcaactgtacatttaaaacatatatattttcattagaacttcaataaaatgaactaatTTCCTACGTATTAAACTAATTTGAACACAAACTCGCCTAAATTTACgttttaaagtagttttttttctttgcacaGAATTAAgtgtaaattatataaatgatgCAATGTAAGTGCATAagtaactgtagtaaaattacTTAAAACAAATTAAGAATTATTCCTTATTTTTGAATGgaattgaattacagtaattGGTTGCCAAGTAATCCATTAGACCAAACACTGATATTTACTCGTCACATATTCTTCAAAGTTATTTTTGATGTTCTAAATATGCACTTATGTTAGTTGCTTCACTCTTAGAAAGATTTATTATGACCAGTTTAACAACTTGGAACATTTGAAAATATGCTGTTTTCACAGAGCCTGCTAACACCAAAACACACAATCAATGAAACGGAAGTGACCtatctggctgagattttagcggaaGTACATCATCATCCCGTGTGCAAACACCCCGTTGCATGTATTTTTGCCATAAGTTTCTGCTCTGGGTTACGCAATACGCAGTTTGTATGTGTCAGCATGATAGATTGGCCCCAAGTGGGCCTCTCGAAACTCTGCCACCAGTCACACTTCATGGATTTCTGTTGCTCAACAGTTGGGAAAAGCTTGCAGTGTTTCTAAAGAGAACTGGAGACTGATTCATGACTGAAAAGTTCTTGGATGCTGCCGCCCATTTGTATGTACAGTGGAGGACTGTTTTGAGTCTTGTCCTTAGGGAATCACAATGTGGTTTTCATTCAAGAGTGTTTTGGTTGAGGTTTAGAATCCAGTCCAGTTTCCTCATGGATTGTTTTTTATCCTCAGACTCAGTAAATCAGTGCTCTTTCTATTTTCAGTTCCATCGGATGACTCTCGTCCTCTACAAATTTGGTGTGTTATGTCATAAAGCTGAAGGAGAATTTTTCGTCATGTCTTAACACACAACCTGTCTAGAGTAAAATGCCCTGCCATTAGACAGCTATGGTGTGCAGATTCATATCTTGAAAAGATTTTTGttaataattgaaaaataaagcttgtcatatttcagtgttattttatgtaacaCAATCATTTTGCAATGTTCTTAGTAGTAAGACTTCACCAAAAAAGGAAATCTAATAGAGTTTATTCTCATATGCCTTCTCATATGCcttcaaacacatttgtattttcttattttgataTTCTTATTCTGGCAGCAAACTTTGACCAGGGGTTGTCAAGctccaaaaacacagaaaagcagaatttacattttggtgtgaactattcctttcaaATCATCATCTGCAACGTACAAACTGTCATGTCTAACCTTAACCCCAACCTTGTCTTCCTCTTCCAGACAAACAACATTTCCAGCCAACATTCTGAACGGTGTGAACCCTCCACATTTGTGTGTGCGAGGGCGAGAAATTGAGTGAGAAAAGCACGAAAGAAAAATAGGTGCACAAACCAGCCTCGCGTCATATCAAGCCGACAATGGTTTTAAAGAAACTTCTGAGTCTGGGCAAGCAGCTGCTGAGAGTGAAGGTTGTGGATTGCAACTCAGAAGAGTCAAGGCTTTCTCGATGTCTGAACACTTTTGATCTGGTTGCCCTGGGCGTGGGCAGCACCCTCGGGGCAGGGGTGTACGTCCTCGCCGGGGCAGTCGCTCGAGAAAATGCCGGACCGGCCATCGTGCTGTCGTTTCTCATCGCAGCTCTTGCATCGGTGCTTGCTGGCCTGTGCTATGCAGAGTTTGGGGCGAGAGTGCCCAAAACGGGCTCGGCGTACCTGTACAGCTACGTCACCGTAGGGGAATTATGGGCGTTTATAACTGGCTGGAACCTGATACTTTCATATGTTATAGGTAAGATATAACACTGAGGAGTTTATATTTAGTGTAAACTTTTACGCAATGTTACagtctttcaaatgttttcaggTACCTCAAGTGTCGCCCGTGCTTGGAGTGCCACATTTGATGAGCTGATTGGAAAACATATTGAGAATTTCTGCCGTCAGTACATGACCATGAACGCCCCAGGCCTTCTGGCTGAGTACCCAGATATGTTCGCTGTTTTAATCATCCTCACTTTGACAGGTAAAGCATTacttaaaaaacattcagtACTTCTGACTTAAGCTTAGTTAAAGTTAATTCTTATATGAACTTTGGAAAGGTTGATCTCTATTGATCGCACCTGTTGAAGACGGCCAAAAAGTAATTTCTAAAGCATACAGTTTAACGTAATATTGTGTACAAACAATTAATCATGATGAGgttattctgaataaaaatgtgttgagcGTAAATATTTAGCAGCCATTTGTGTTGACTTTTGCTCCATAGTGTTTTGAACTACGTTTTGTTTGCTGCAGGCCTGCTGGCCTTCGGGGTTAAGGAGTCGGCCATGGTCAATAAAGTGTTCACCTGCATCAACGTTCTGGTACTTATTTTTATGGTCATATCTGGACTGGTAAAAGGAACACTGAAGAATTGGAGTCTGAACCCTGATGAGATTCGGAACGGAACCAATTCCAGTCTTAAGTGAGTTACATTTGTGGAAATTGATCTTGGACTAAGAATTCTGAAGGTTTATAAGTAAAGGGCAAATAATGGGCAGGCCCAGAGAGAATATGggaatattttactttataatgAGACATCATGCCAGAAATAGTTCAAATAAATGACTCTTAGATTTTTGCCACCAGTAGGCCCTCAGAAAAGTGAGCAGATTGCATGGGCTTTTCGCCTtccatacatttaaaaatgtaactttttgcAGTTCTTTTGCTAATGTTGTCttatattatttgttaaaaatctctGTTAAATAGTTCCACAGGGCCCGTGTTATCAGAAGAGGTTCTTGGTGAGGGAGGTTTTATGCCTTTTGGCTTCACAGGGGTCTTGTCAGGGGCAGCTACCTGCTTTTATGCCTTCGTGGGGTTCGACTGCATCGCCACAACAGGTAACTAAAAGCATTATGAACGTTGCTGGTCTCAAAATCTCACGTTTAGTATTTTACCCGTATGCGGTCTTCGTTCGGAGTGAACACTCATGGTCTTTGGGGTCTCTAGAGAGgcaagaaaatataattttgtagttttagtctgttaaatgatgttttactaCCCATTTGTGCGTTTTTTTGAggatttattatattttttaattatatatatattatgtaacaTTTACTTAATAAGAGACCCACATTTCTAACTTTCATTCATGGGGATAATAGGGATAATTTTACATGGTTTTGTGTAAGAGTTATGCCCATCTTTTTTAAAATTCAgttttgaaagtaaaaaatatataacttttatCAGTAGATTGCTGCAGAGCTCCACCATTTTATATACGTTTTTTCAGTTGGATTCATATAATGGATTGGATTCATATAATTCATACATATTATGAAATCACAATTGTCacaataaaaattacatttagtcaaagttaataattttttgtactgaaaaaaagtctgtttttcattaatGTTATATCATGTTTTGAATCAAATCTGAACAAGATGTTACAAAGACAAAAGTGTCAGTctttactaaatgtaaattgttttgtctcatcctttcatctctctctctctctctgtccattTTGCATTGTGGACGGTTTTTGCATTGTTGGAAGTGTGCCACTTTATTACTGTCTATGTTTGATCTGGGTTGTTTCTGATTTTGAGGAAGAATTTTGTCCATTATCTAAGTGGGGTCTCGAGAGACCCCGAAGACAATGagtgtgtctttttttaatcCAACATAAAATCAAGATAtcattcaattgtttttttatttgtagaacGAGAAAGTGTTAACCACATTACAGAGTATCACGCAAAATATATACTTTAGCGAAAGGTCCTTTCAAAATGACCCCAAAGACCGCATAACTGTTAAAAGACGTAAGTCTTTATAATGAAACTATCTTCACAACGATGTCAAATATATGATGCATGACCAAAAACATTAGTaatgatgttaaatttgattaaagGTGGGGTTTTCATCTAATAAGTGACAGGGTACAGAACTGGTGCGACAGTAAAACTATTATTATACGGGCATTTGCATCAATGTCACATTTGATTAAGGTTGTTTAGTGTTAACAAATGGATTGCATGGACATTCTCAGTGGATCTCTGCTCAAGGTTTACAACATGCCCCCCTCTTTCATGGTGGGTCACTCCCCTGCTTTTCCTCGCATGTGATTGGTTGGAATGTTGCAGGGTTTGTCTGGGcacatctctctccctctagCTGTTGTGAATGAGAGAATGAGCCTCTCCCAGAAACCCCTCCTCCCATGTATTCCGATCAGAGATGTTAGTTTACACATGTGTTTGACTGTGCTTTCACTGGAACTGCTGGCAGGAGCACACTATACCTCTGTTTTACTCTCATTGCTCCTCAAGGTCAAATCACATGCACGCTTCACGTATTAAAACTACAACTTTCTTAAAATTCGGATTGATGTTAGTTGAAATGTATCggatgcattttttttgtggtaTTGCGATTTTATGTAGCCTGCATTTTGTAGTGCTTTAAAGACATGATTTTTAATCTTTGTAGCATTGGTTCGGCTTTGTGCACAAATTCACTCTTGAAGTTAGGAAATATACTCATTTGCAATCACTTTTGGggaaaatgcattaaaaatagtGCTGATTCATTTGACACTAGAATGAAAAGTATATTACGATACTATTATGCTGTTGGCTTTTCCAACAAAGGGAGGAGCTCTGCTATATGCCCCTCCCCTAACTTTGTTATGTCAACGTAAAAGAAAACTGTGATTTTATTGGGGTGTATtcaatttataaacatttacataaatgtttcCAGCAAAACTCCAGATATTCTCAGCCTCTATAAACAAACCCGACGTGGAGTTAGAATGTGTTGGGTATTTCTAGTCATTTTATATCTGTTCAGTTGGAAATTATTTTCAGGTTTTCTGTATGTAcaatttataggtatgtgtttaggtgaaatgagcattttttgtttcattctgtgaactggTTGTCACATGGTTGACGCCGTTTTTCTTCCAGCCTGATTACATTCTTCGCCTCAATATCCAATTGAGACCTGTCACCGCCAATGCATGTGTCTAATTCATAAGAAAATGGATAAATACTAAAATGAATTCCCATTTTACAGGCGAGGAGGTGAAAAACCCTCAGCGTGCCATTCCTATCGGGATCGTCTCCTCCCTTCTCATCTGCTTTGTGGCGTATTTTGGAGTGTCTGCTGCCCTCACCATGATGATGCCGTACTACATGCTGGATAAAAACAGCCCTCTGCCTGCGGCCTTTACGTACGTCGGCTGGGAGGGAGCCACTTACGCTGTGGCGGTAGGCTCTCTCTGTGCCCTTTCCACCAGGTAAGCACCAATCCTGTTAGTCTGGGCTGTaacttatatttattaacaagcACCAGGGTCCCGTCCCGAGTAAATCCACTCCTGGTCTTTCCCTGAGGTGCAGGGTAGATTATATTTGACTTGAAACATTACCAGTGTTCCTTGAAAGGAACGTATTTAATTACCGACACGCCTGGTTACTGTTTGACCACAACCTTTAGGATTTTGTCTTTAACTTGATCGTTCCGTTTTGCTGAACGAACCTGAGCAACCCCACAGAGGTCAGCAGAGTACAGTCTGGGACTGGACCCAGCGCTTGTGAAGATTCgcgtgtgtgtatatttatctGTTCATATGAGCCCAGTGCTAAAAATATGAATGGAAGTTTGGTGTGCTGAGGTATGAATCTTGTTTCTCAGTTAAAGCCATGAGTGGAGTTAAGGCCCCTTGGCAGATATTTCTTACCATACAAGTAATTATtccggtttcaaagcaacaaccttaacaaatgttactgcgcatgcacacttttatGGCCCAAACTTAATTTCAGATAGACATCTGCAAAATTCCTGTAGATTATTGCTGATAACTAGCAAAATAAATTACAAGTAAATTATATTAGCTGGTACATTAAAAGTATGTCCAGCCAGTGTTATTTTGAGGTGACCAGTAGAAGCGTTACATGGCTATACTTAAATGCCACTTACAggacccatttaacaaattgtttatttaaaaaaaagatactgatataaattaattaaaaggaagttaactttgggccaggcgtGTCCATAGGCACGACCTAGATATGCAGCAGCTGTTAATATCTGTTTACTGTGAAGTGttttatgtaaaatgcattGAAATACTAATAACTAATAAGCAAGAGAAAGTGTTTTCGGCATGGTCTTCTCCTTTCAACAATGTATTTCGTTTTTGAGTTACTAATAAAACTTAAGTACTCGCAGAGTTGTAATAGACTTGGTggcattgttttcatttgtttaacttaattttttaatctgtttaaaggtgaagtgtgtcattttttaagttAGGATTTGAGCTTCTTTTActgtttaaaacacagaaacaagtAAGCTTTTCATAGGTAAGGCTAACATAGCAAGACTTctgacattttgaaatgtgaatTATAATGAACTTTGAAGCTTCTTCTAATCTAAAATTGTTGGCTTGTGGTTATCAAGTTGactgcttaaagggatagtttagctAGAAATGTAAAACCTTTCATCatatattcaccctcatgtcattccaaatccaaacctgtatgactttttcttcttctgcagaacagaaaagaagatatttttttaaaagttttagtAACCAAGCAACATTGAACCctattgacatccattgtatggacacaaaaccacttagacatttataaaaatatcttcttgtgtgttccacAGCAGTGAGGgtcaaatacatgttttaaatgacataagatTGAGTAAGTgctgaattttttgttttgaatgaactatccctttgagtATCTACTCATTGTAGCAACCTGTTTTGTGTTGCAACACAAATTCCATGTTGACTGGAATGACTGACTCCTCAAACTCGCGCAACACCAGCTGATGCAAGTTTGCCCAATCGAGAAAGATCTTGCCATTTCTGTGCAGTATGTATTTAAGAGGTCAGCTTCTTAGACACAATTGGGAGGTTTGGGAAACCTGCTTGAAAACAATCATCATTTTTGCAAATCCATTCTATAAGGCCAATGCTGCAAAAATTACACCCTTCACctttaaaatcatcatttaaCAGTCTTTCACAGTGCCAAGAGATTGATTCTAAAACATCAGTTCACCAGAAAATACAATCTGGCtgttcatttactcatcctcagacCATCCAAGATTTAGGCAATGTTATTTCTTCAGCAGaaaatttaagatttttaccaGAAATGTTTTCACTTATAGGTACAGTTTATAAAATgcagcagcatctagtggtgatgttgcgaaatgcaaccaacggctcactccactaATCaaaggactaagatgtcgtcacattttcgtTTTTTTGCCGAAGAAGATAACGATTTTACTTatcacgctctgtagagcagtttgtccgttaagggctactgtagaaacaacatggagaattccatgtaaggggaccagcAGTGTGTATAGATAGAAATacctcattctaagataataaaaacgcAATGCTTCACTAACTAAGGTCTTTATTCGcctgcatttctgtcaataaatacaCGTTGGACCTTTAACGAGAACAAATTATGTCTTTAGGAGCAGCAAGGCTTAATTTGTTATTGGATATGTTTGCTTTGAGgtctttcattttataaattctCATTTTGCCTAAAAACCTTCCTTGCTGTTTAATTTGAGAAACAATGCTCCCTACATCTTGGATGATCTGAATGCAGTAAATGAACAGCTTATTTTCCTTTTCTGGTTCTGTTTTCAACACCTTATGCTCTTGCAAATCAATGTGCGTTTCTACAAATCCTTATTTCCTGCTGATCTAATCTTACTTCTGATGAATGGACGGTTTGTGGCATGTGTATGAGCACCTTTAACCGTATACAGCTGTTCATTCATGACGTCAATTGAAGTGAAGATTAACCTGAAGGGTCTGGAAACTCCTAATGGGTTTTGAACCAGGGAATTCAACTGCAGGCCCTATTTGACTCAAAAATGTCAAAGTGCTTTTCTAAAAACCCATTAGATGTTTCAGTTAGATGTTTTGAACTGAACAGCTCTATAATCCTAATGTTATCAAGCCTTTCATTATAACACACCAGCAGCTTGTGAATGCAATCTTTGTCTATTTTTTGCATGGCATGGTTTGTTTTTCACCTTTCGTGGCAGCTTGCTTGGCGCCATGTTCCCCATGCCCCGTGTCCTCTGGGCAATGGCTGCCGATGGCCTGCTCTTCAAATACATGGCTGGAATCAGCGAGAGAACCAAAACACCTCTACTCGCCACTGTAACAGCAGGCTTTCTTGCAGGTGAGAACGAATATTAACGCTTCTAATCTACTGACGTCGCGATTCCAGTAAAGAGCATCTGCCCCCCCGCAGCATGCTACTTTATTGACGTGCATGCAATAACTGCGTTTTCGCCACGCCGAGCTTGGCTGCCTTGGGCAGGGTGCCACGACCCCCCCTCTGCAGCTACAATGGGATTTGTGTTATCAATTTCTTCGTTATTAAACTGGATTGATCCCTTTCTGCCTTTGACACAGTCTCCGGCAACTGTCCAGCTGGTTTATGTGTTCATATCTATTTTCTTGTTTGctctcttcctttctttctttgttgCCTTGCGCAACCATCATTCCATGACTAGTCTTTTGGGGTCCATGTTCCCCCTCCCACGTATTATCTTTGCCATGGCCCGGGACGGTCTGCTCTTCTCGTTTCTGGCACGGGTGAGCGAGAGGAAGACGCCCATCGTGTCCACCCTATCCGCCGGGGTCATGTCGGGTAAGACCAGAGGGGGAGGGAAACGTTTTTTATGGATGTGAGAATGAAAGGTTCAGCTCCAATGGGCTTCCTTGTTGATGTTAGAAACATCAGGCTTTACATATGGATAGGGAGGAGGTTGGAAACTATTTATAAGACAAACATGGAGCAGTTACTGTTCATTAAACTGAAATTactcaagtttgtttttcttcttttcataATAATTCCAGCAGTTTCCTAGAATAAAAACTTGTAAGGCAGAGTTTCTTGTGTTGGAATTATTTGCTTTGTTGTGCAACATTGACATTTGTTTGCATGATGTCAGTAATTGTGTACAGAATTTTCTTGTGTAACGATATTTACATTCTATATAGTTTCCGAATGTATCATCCATTTCTGCTTAACGCATATTTAAAATTGAACAACTTTTGCTTTTTGAACTTTTTAAGATTATAACGTGACAAAAATAGTGAGCTAAGGATTaacctttaataaaattttatttgTCCACCAAAGGAGGCCAAACTAagcattatactgtatattgtatatacttCATACCGTATATACTAAATAAAACTGTCAGATGTTGCTACTGTTGCAATTAAGTACTATACTTACTTTACAAAATCCTAAAATTATAATGGTTATGtgcttttaaactatttttaattttgttattttctagcAGGAggcatttaaacataaatattattccTTAATATTAACATATCAATATAATTGAAgattttatttggaaaaacattaaaaaatatttttttatcaaaacactCAACAGCAGTTTTTGATGgtttaattggaatgcacaatataaaacatagtttttaacacattttgtgagGGAAATCAGATTCAGGGTACAATGAGAAGTATTTATTGCAGCACACAGGGAGAGACAAACACAGTGTCACAGACAGAGTCTGGGACAGATATACCAACCAGGCTCCGGGACAACAGGCTCGAGGGCTTGGCCGGGGAGAGGTGATGGGAGTGGGCCGGGGTAGGGAGACAACCTCCTGACAGTCCTAGACTCGCTCAGCGAAAGAGATAT
Proteins encoded in this region:
- the slc7a1a gene encoding high affinity cationic amino acid transporter 1 isoform X2; amino-acid sequence: MVLKKLLSLGKQLLRVKVVDCNSEESRLSRCLNTFDLVALGVGSTLGAGVYVLAGAVARENAGPAIVLSFLIAALASVLAGLCYAEFGARVPKTGSAYLYSYVTVGELWAFITGWNLILSYVIGTSSVARAWSATFDELIGKHIENFCRQYMTMNAPGLLAEYPDMFAVLIILTLTGLLAFGVKESAMVNKVFTCINVLVLIFMVISGLVKGTLKNWSLNPDEIRNGTNSSLNSTGPVLSEEVLGEGGFMPFGFTGVLSGAATCFYAFVGFDCIATTGEEVKNPQRAIPIGIVSSLLICFVAYFGVSAALTMMMPYYMLDKNSPLPAAFTYVGWEGATYAVAVGSLCALSTSLLGSMFPLPRIIFAMARDGLLFSFLARVSERKTPIVSTLSAGVMSAIMAFLFDLKDLVDLMSIGTLLAYTLVAACVLVLRYQPEHFSQMYHVANTQDEMEMSESISTPSLGILPGIEERFSFRNLLFPDVTEPSNLSGFTVKVCTSFLGVMILTFSMLAVLGGTAVWNIISLVVLFCLCLIVTFIIWRQPESKTKLSFKVPLLPFIPVVSMFVNVYLMMQLDRGTWIRFAIWMSIGLIIYFGYGIWHSTEAALAHSSIEEELDVYKPTCSINRDSVTPEKEAFLCNGHESRLDEDGDI
- the slc7a1a gene encoding high affinity cationic amino acid transporter 1 isoform X1, with the protein product MVLKKLLSLGKQLLRVKVVDCNSEESRLSRCLNTFDLVALGVGSTLGAGVYVLAGAVARENAGPAIVLSFLIAALASVLAGLCYAEFGARVPKTGSAYLYSYVTVGELWAFITGWNLILSYVIGTSSVARAWSATFDELIGKHIENFCRQYMTMNAPGLLAEYPDMFAVLIILTLTGLLAFGVKESAMVNKVFTCINVLVLIFMVISGLVKGTLKNWSLNPDEIRNGTNSSLNSTGPVLSEEVLGEGGFMPFGFTGVLSGAATCFYAFVGFDCIATTGEEVKNPQRAIPIGIVSSLLICFVAYFGVSAALTMMMPYYMLDKNSPLPAAFTYVGWEGATYAVAVGSLCALSTSLLGAMFPMPRVLWAMAADGLLFKYMAGISERTKTPLLATVTAGFLAAIMAFLFDLKDLVDLMSIGTLLAYTLVAACVLVLRYQPEHFSQMYHVANTQDEMEMSESISTPSLGILPGIEERFSFRNLLFPDVTEPSNLSGFTVKVCTSFLGVMILTFSMLAVLGGTAVWNIISLVVLFCLCLIVTFIIWRQPESKTKLSFKVPLLPFIPVVSMFVNVYLMMQLDRGTWIRFAIWMSIGLIIYFGYGIWHSTEAALAHSSIEEELDVYKPTCSINRDSVTPEKEAFLCNGHESRLDEDGDI